In Canis lupus dingo isolate Sandy chromosome 25, ASM325472v2, whole genome shotgun sequence, one genomic interval encodes:
- the RTP5 gene encoding LOW QUALITY PROTEIN: receptor-transporting protein 5 (The sequence of the model RefSeq protein was modified relative to this genomic sequence to represent the inferred CDS: deleted 2 bases in 2 codons): MQDVGSQGSLGAEPAQLSDRSAEPSASMDGVDAWASTLAQLMAKRKPQDTWELVPEENLASGVMESGDFQYRLRGLSRLQCGRCQWGWSSAHVHILFHMCLDEDSRLGLVKMRIWGQRCRLCPPGIRADCQVSLLNIRLFLNKLVLFILQKCYGESLSADQCPEICFGERCEACDLGVCFFQKPPDPAWGPEVKSPTTIKGRYTLYGGGSADALEAGKQLLTLGSGPVVDRSRGYTPNSITIPLSVSDFIRNPISESSNFFRQDDEIVTVPFSLVHVGRDKGRVTPGQGSRPAVDPCESLVIAKGCMSLPASSSAASKARGLLVNIRCPIFHGRGLLISSIKPFQLKGFIFKGQGSITSPSDSDEDTASESADSNPQPVSYIIGLTDDGEGSVTFPSSLADMIRDKDFPDINGSVTFPFIFTGEDKSTQDLEKEGGGNGPAAAGGQPLPGTRTRRPVTISEGSVTIPFSVFDIIRCKGSGSVASGRQSSGLAPHGYKKRRTPRARLSRSGSQPSWEEDLCCDDGCCAPRFDPYEEVWIWVSMTVCILWIMYLYKFSP, encoded by the exons ATGCAGGATGTGGGATCCCAGGGCTCCCTCGGAGCGGAGCCGGCGCAGCTGTCAGACCGCAGTGCGGAGCCAAGTGCCAGCATGGACGGGGTGGACGCGTGGGCCAGCACCCTGGCCCAGCTCATGGCCAAGAGGAAGCCCCAGGACACCTGGGAGCTGGTCCCTGAGGAGAACCTGGCCTCCGGGGTCATGGAGAGTGGCGATTTTCAGTATCGGCTGAGGGGGCTCTCCAG GCTGCAGTGTGGCCGCTGCCAGTGGGGCTGGTCCTCGGCACAC GTGCACATCCTCTTCCACATGTGCCTGGACGAGGACAGCCGGCTGGGGCTGGTGAAGATGCGCATCTGGGGCCAGCGGTGCCGCCTGTGCCCGCCGGGCATCCGGGCCGACTGCCAGGTGAGCCTCCTGAATATCCGGCTCTTCCTCAACAAGCTGGTCCTGTTCATCCTGCAGAAGTGCTACGGGGAGAGCCTCAGCGCAGACCAGTGCCCTGAGATCTGCTTCGGCGAGCGCTGCGAGGCCTGCGAcctgggggtctgcttcttccagAAGCCCCCAGACCCGGCCTGGGGGCCCGAGGTCAAGAGCCCCACTACCATTAAGGGCCGGTACACCTTGTACGGGGGCGGCAGCGCCGATGCCTTGGAGGCCGGCAAGCAGCTGCTCACCTTGGGCAGCGGGCCCGTGGTTGACCGCTCCCGGGGCTACACCCCCAACTCCATCACCATCCCCCTCTCCGTGTCCGACTTCATCAGGAACCCGATTTCTGAGAGCAGCAACTTCTTCAGGCAAGATGATGAGATCGTCACCGTCCCCTTCTCCCTTGTGCACGTGGGAAGGGACAAGGGCCGGGTGACTCCGGGGCAGGGCTCTCGCCCCGCAGTGGACCCCTGTGAGTCGCTGGTCATCGCCAAGGGCTGCATGTCCTTGCCGGCCAGTTCCTCAGCTGCGTCCAAGGCCAGAGGCCTCCTGGTAAACATCCGGTGCCCCATCTTCCACGGCAGAGGGCTGCTCATCAGCAGCATCAAGCCCTTCCAGCTCAAGGGCTTCATCTTCAAGGGCCAAGGCTCCATCACCAGCCCCTCCGACAGTGACGAGGACACCGCCTCTGAGAGCGCCGACAGCAACCCGCAGCCTGTGTCCTATATCATCGGGCTCACGGATGACGGAGAGGGCTCTGTCACCTTCCCCTCGTCTCTGGCCGACATGATCCGAGACAAGGACTTCCCCGACATCAACGGCTCCGTCACCTTCCCCTTCATCTTCACTGGTGAAGACAAAAGCACCCAAGACCTAGAGAAAGAGGGTGGCGGCAATGGCCCTGCTGCGGCTGGCGGGCAACCCCTTCCGGGGACCCGCACCCGTAGGCCCGTCACCATCAGCGAGGGCTCC GTCACCATCCCCTTCTCGGTCTTCGACATCATCAGATGCAAGGGCTCCGGCTCGGTTGCCAGCGGCCGCCAGAGCAGCGGCCTGGCCCCCCATGGCTACAAGAAGAGGAGGACGCCGAGGGCCCGGCTCAGCAGGTCTGGCTCCCAGCCCAGCTGGGAGGAGGACTTGTGCTGCGACGACGGCTGCTGCGCGCCGCGCTTCGACCCCTATGAGGAGGTGTGGATCTGGGTGTCCATGACCGTGTGCATCCTCTGGATCATGTACCTGTACAAGTTCAGCCCTTGA